In the Quercus lobata isolate SW786 chromosome 5, ValleyOak3.0 Primary Assembly, whole genome shotgun sequence genome, one interval contains:
- the LOC115988886 gene encoding uncharacterized protein LOC115988886 → MLIHSPCPAIFHRTSTYLRSVKCNINNNTLSIIDKNTASSSISIIKNTTTSLIGACSSCRVGLTGFLVAAVVISSAAGVGAIEAPQESETLSNIPQTLSGECALPKDCKKARIQRPKSRKAESCTIKCVTTCIRGGEGSPGEGPFNVRRPLVVFKQGFRSRQYCLVECSDICNLIGDGDDGP, encoded by the exons ATGCTAATTCATAGCCCATGTCCAGCAATTTTTCATAGAACCTCAACATATCTTAGAAGTGTCAAATGCAATATCAACAATAACACTCTAAGCATCATCGACAAGAACACTGCTAGCAGTAGTATTAGCATCATAAAGAACACTACAACAAGTCTTATTGGTGCTTGCAGTAGCTGTAGAGTGGGACTAACTGGCTTTCTTGTAGCTGCTGTAGTGATAAGTTCTGCAGCAGGAGTAGGAGCAATTGAGGCACCCCAAGAATCAGAGACTTTGTCTAATATACCACAAACACTTTCAGGTGAGTGTGCTTTGCCAAAGGATTGCAAGAAAGCTAGGATTCAAAGGCCTAAGTCAAGGAAAGCTGAGTCTTGCACTATCAAATGTGTCACCACTTGCATCCGGGGTGGTGAAGGCTCCCCTGGTGAAGGCCCTTTTAATGTCAGAAG ACCTCTAGTTGTTTTCAAGCAAGGGTTTCGAAGCCGGCAATACTG TTTGGTCGAGTGCTCAGATATTTGCAATTTGATTGGGGATGGTGATGATGGACCTTAA
- the LOC115991582 gene encoding protein HIGH CHLOROPHYLL FLUORESCENCE PHENOTYPE 173, chloroplastic isoform X2, which yields MNATTTSPSFSNSNTYHYQTNHKRPTNSFLGTLTFTNSSSYYYITSRCTNTNRAQNNRHNQNNFLLVPKATASQTGKDNKNKNKKNKTKSNKKLVQDENAVPANENETEPIKLEQQQQQQQQPSVSISLDDVNPVGLGRKSRQLFDEVWRKFSGLGQISRTTRADDRDALDALLIREGPMCEFAIPGAQNTTVLVVGATSRIGRIVVRKLMLRGYTVKALVRKAEEEVVNMLPRSVEIVTGDVGDPYALNAAVEGCSKIIYCATARSAITGDLVRVDYKGVCNLTKAFQDYNNKLAQLRAGKSSKSKLLLAKFKSADSLKGWEVRQGTYFQDVIASKYDGGMDAKFEYTETGNAVFSGYVFTRGGYVELSTKLSLPLGRTLDRYEGLILSVGGNGRSYILILEAGPTADTTQSKLYFSRFNTKAGFCRVRVPFSSFRPVKPDDPPLDPFLVHTMTIRFEPRRQRPNEGTTGPKQDLRSFELIFEYIKALPTGQETDFILVSCTGLGIEPTRREQVLKAKRAGEDSLRRSGLGYTIIRPGPLK from the exons ATGAATGCCACTACAACAAGTCCCAGTTTCAGTAACAGCAATACATACCATTACCAAACCAATCACAAAAGACCCACAAACAGTTTTCTTGGTACCTTAACTTTCACAAACTCCAGCTCCTATTACTACATTACTAGTAGGTGCACAAATACCAATCGTGCCCAAAACAACCGTCATAACCAAAATAACTTCCTACTAGTTCCCAAGGCCACTGCTTCCCAAACTGGcaaagacaacaaaaacaagaacaagaaaaacaaaacaaagagtAACAAGAAACTTGTACAGGATGAAAATGCTGTTCCTGCTAATGAAAATGAAACTGAGCCCATAAAActagaacaacaacaacaacagcaacagcagCCTTCAGTTTCAATAAGTTTGGATGATGTGAACCCTGTGGGGTTGGGGAGGAAGTCAAGGCAGTTGTTTGATGAGGTGTGGAGGAAGTTTTCAGGGTTGGGGCAGATATCAAGAACAACTAGAGCTGATGACAGGGATGCCCTTGATGCCCTTCTCATTAGAGAAGGTCCTATGTGTGAGTTTGCTATTCCTGGGGCTCAGAATACTACTGTGCTTGTTGTTGGAGCAACTAGCAGGATTGGTCGTATTGTTGTGCGCAAGCTCATGCTCAGAGGCTACACTGTCAAG GCTCTAGTGAGGAAGGCGGAGGAGGAAGTGGTGAATATGCTTCCAAGGTCAGTAGAGATTGTGACTGGGGATGTGGGTGATCCATACGCACTCAATGCTGCTGTGGAAGGATGCAGCAAGATAATATATTGTGCTACGGCCCGTTCTGCCATCACTGGGGATCTCGTTAGAGTTGATTACAAAGGGGTTTGCAACCTCACCAAAGCATTTCAG GACTACAACAATAAACTAGCACAACTACGAGCAGGAAAAAGCAGCAAAAGCAAGCTTCTGCTTGCAAAGTTTAAATCTGCAGATTCATTGAAAGGGTGGGAAGTTCGCCAGGGAACTTACTTCCAGGATGTGATTGCTTCTAAGTATGATGGTGGAATGGATGCTAAATTTGAGTACACTGAGACTGGAAATGCTGTCTTCTCAG GATATGTTTTCACCAGGGGAGGGTATGTTGAACTGTCAACAAAGCTTTCACTTCCTTTGGGTCGCACTCTTGACAG GTATGAGGGCCTTATTCTCTCTGTTGGTGGAAATGGAAGGTCTTATATTTTAATTCTTGAAGCTGGTCCTACAGCAGATACAACTCAAAGCAAATTGTACTTTTCAAGATTTAATACAAAGGCAGGATTTTGTAGG GTGAGAGTACCATTTTCATCCTTCCGCCCGGTGAAACCAGATGATCCACCATTAGATCCATTCCTTGTACATACAATGACCATACGGTTTGAGCCTAGAAGACAG AGACCTAATGAAGGAACTACAGGACCGAAGCAAGACCTGAGAAGTTTTGAGCTTATATTTGAATATATAAAGGCCTTGCCT ACTGGGCAAGAAACGGACTTTATCTTAGTTTCATGTACAGGATTAGGGATAGAACCCACCAGAAGGGAGCAGGTTCTTAAAGCTAAGAGG GCTGGGGAAGATTCATTGAGAAGATCAGGCCTTGGATACACAATCATTCGTCCTGGTCCCCTAAAG TAA
- the LOC115988882 gene encoding uncharacterized protein LOC115988882 codes for MGVATDIRKNFGAIKERVLEKLAAASVPADALDNAKHFLEGVVRDVTVAAQGLTKDALHRIKTRLVDIMPSLSPAITRKMVDDAEKEANGDQTESASEEDGAHDQPPHNGKAPYMSPASSLFASLVNKPFSRL; via the exons ATGGGTGTGGCTACTGATATAAGGAAGAACTTTGGAGCCATAAAGGAGAGGGTATTGGAGAAACTAGCTGCAGCTTCTGTCCCAGCTGATGCTTTGGACAACGCGAAACACTTCTTGGAGGGTGTGGTTAGAGATGTGACTGTGGCAGCTCAAGGCCTCACCAAGGATGCCTTGCATCGTATTAAGACACGTCTTGTTGATATCATGCCTTCCCTCTCTCCAGCCATCACCAGAAAg ATGGTAGATGATGCAGAGAAGGAAGCTAATGGAGATCAGACAGAGTCTGCAAGTGAAGAGGATGGAGCTCATGATCAACCACCACATAATGGCAAGGCCCCATATATGTCCCCAGCTTCCTCTCTGTTTGCTTCTCTGgttaataaaccattttcaAGGCTTTGA
- the LOC115991582 gene encoding protein HIGH CHLOROPHYLL FLUORESCENCE PHENOTYPE 173, chloroplastic isoform X1, translated as MNATTTSPSFSNSNTYHYQTNHKRPTNSFLGTLTFTNSSSYYYITSRCTNTNRAQNNRHNQNNFLLVPKATASQTGKDNKNKNKKNKTKSNKKLVQDENAVPANENETEPIKLEQQQQQQQQPSVSISLDDVNPVGLGRKSRQLFDEVWRKFSGLGQISRTTRADDRDALDALLIREGPMCEFAIPGAQNTTVLVVGATSRIGRIVVRKLMLRGYTVKALVRKAEEEVVNMLPRSVEIVTGDVGDPYALNAAVEGCSKIIYCATARSAITGDLVRVDYKGVCNLTKAFQDYNNKLAQLRAGKSSKSKLLLAKFKSADSLKGWEVRQGTYFQDVIASKYDGGMDAKFEYTETGNAVFSGYVFTRGGYVELSTKLSLPLGRTLDRYEGLILSVGGNGRSYILILEAGPTADTTQSKLYFSRFNTKAGFCRVRVPFSSFRPVKPDDPPLDPFLVHTMTIRFEPRRQRPNEGTTGPKQDLRSFELIFEYIKALPTGQETDFILVSCTGLGIEPTRREQVLKAKRAGEDSLRRSGLGYTIIRPGPLKEEPGGQRALIFDQGNRISQGISCADVADICVKALHDSTARNKSFDVCYEYVAEQGRELYELVAHLPDKANNYLTPALSVLEKNT; from the exons ATGAATGCCACTACAACAAGTCCCAGTTTCAGTAACAGCAATACATACCATTACCAAACCAATCACAAAAGACCCACAAACAGTTTTCTTGGTACCTTAACTTTCACAAACTCCAGCTCCTATTACTACATTACTAGTAGGTGCACAAATACCAATCGTGCCCAAAACAACCGTCATAACCAAAATAACTTCCTACTAGTTCCCAAGGCCACTGCTTCCCAAACTGGcaaagacaacaaaaacaagaacaagaaaaacaaaacaaagagtAACAAGAAACTTGTACAGGATGAAAATGCTGTTCCTGCTAATGAAAATGAAACTGAGCCCATAAAActagaacaacaacaacaacagcaacagcagCCTTCAGTTTCAATAAGTTTGGATGATGTGAACCCTGTGGGGTTGGGGAGGAAGTCAAGGCAGTTGTTTGATGAGGTGTGGAGGAAGTTTTCAGGGTTGGGGCAGATATCAAGAACAACTAGAGCTGATGACAGGGATGCCCTTGATGCCCTTCTCATTAGAGAAGGTCCTATGTGTGAGTTTGCTATTCCTGGGGCTCAGAATACTACTGTGCTTGTTGTTGGAGCAACTAGCAGGATTGGTCGTATTGTTGTGCGCAAGCTCATGCTCAGAGGCTACACTGTCAAG GCTCTAGTGAGGAAGGCGGAGGAGGAAGTGGTGAATATGCTTCCAAGGTCAGTAGAGATTGTGACTGGGGATGTGGGTGATCCATACGCACTCAATGCTGCTGTGGAAGGATGCAGCAAGATAATATATTGTGCTACGGCCCGTTCTGCCATCACTGGGGATCTCGTTAGAGTTGATTACAAAGGGGTTTGCAACCTCACCAAAGCATTTCAG GACTACAACAATAAACTAGCACAACTACGAGCAGGAAAAAGCAGCAAAAGCAAGCTTCTGCTTGCAAAGTTTAAATCTGCAGATTCATTGAAAGGGTGGGAAGTTCGCCAGGGAACTTACTTCCAGGATGTGATTGCTTCTAAGTATGATGGTGGAATGGATGCTAAATTTGAGTACACTGAGACTGGAAATGCTGTCTTCTCAG GATATGTTTTCACCAGGGGAGGGTATGTTGAACTGTCAACAAAGCTTTCACTTCCTTTGGGTCGCACTCTTGACAG GTATGAGGGCCTTATTCTCTCTGTTGGTGGAAATGGAAGGTCTTATATTTTAATTCTTGAAGCTGGTCCTACAGCAGATACAACTCAAAGCAAATTGTACTTTTCAAGATTTAATACAAAGGCAGGATTTTGTAGG GTGAGAGTACCATTTTCATCCTTCCGCCCGGTGAAACCAGATGATCCACCATTAGATCCATTCCTTGTACATACAATGACCATACGGTTTGAGCCTAGAAGACAG AGACCTAATGAAGGAACTACAGGACCGAAGCAAGACCTGAGAAGTTTTGAGCTTATATTTGAATATATAAAGGCCTTGCCT ACTGGGCAAGAAACGGACTTTATCTTAGTTTCATGTACAGGATTAGGGATAGAACCCACCAGAAGGGAGCAGGTTCTTAAAGCTAAGAGG GCTGGGGAAGATTCATTGAGAAGATCAGGCCTTGGATACACAATCATTCGTCCTGGTCCCCTAAAG GAGGAACCTGGTGGTCAACGCGCCCTCATATTTGATCAAGGAAACAGGATTTCTCAG GGCATCAGCTGTGCTGATGTAGCTGATATCTGTGTGAAGGCACTACATGACTCAACAGCAAGAAACAAGAGCTTTGAT GTATGTTATGAATATGTTGCTGAGCAAGGGAGGGAACTCTATGAGCTA GTAGCACATTTGCCTGACAAAGCAAATAACTATTTGACACCTGCGTTGTCTGTTTTAGAGAAGAACACTTGA